The following proteins come from a genomic window of Acidimicrobiales bacterium:
- a CDS encoding VOC family protein, with product MFELTNPFHVGVIVPDAEKAMADYTAATGATWHTLQALDLSILIDGEVVQTSVRFNYTVEGPVQFEVADGPDDSPWDASMYGGLNHIGCWSDDLHGDHQRLADAGWKTLHGGAGEDGQIAGFVFVQSPAGDRVELLDTAMKPLFANWFAGGNFE from the coding sequence ATGTTCGAGTTGACGAATCCGTTCCATGTCGGGGTGATCGTCCCCGACGCCGAGAAGGCCATGGCCGACTACACGGCGGCCACCGGGGCGACGTGGCACACGCTGCAGGCCCTGGACCTGTCGATCCTCATCGACGGCGAGGTCGTACAGACGAGCGTGCGGTTCAACTACACCGTCGAAGGCCCGGTCCAGTTCGAGGTGGCCGACGGTCCCGACGACTCTCCGTGGGACGCCTCCATGTACGGGGGCCTCAACCACATCGGATGCTGGAGCGACGATCTCCACGGTGACCACCAGCGTCTCGCCGACGCGGGGTGGAAGACCCTCCACGGGGGTGCCGGCGAGGACGGGCAGATCGCCGGATTCGTGTTCGTCCAGAGTCCGGCGGGCGACCGCGTCGAGCTGCTCGACACAGCGATGAAGCCCCTGTTCGCCAACTGGTTCGCAGGCGGCAACTTCGAATAG